The Drosophila teissieri strain GT53w chromosome X, Prin_Dtei_1.1, whole genome shotgun sequence genome has a segment encoding these proteins:
- the LOC122623348 gene encoding rab11 family-interacting protein 1 isoform X4, whose product MSDIFSNLTETFTHFLLWIVDALGCDSDRLTSMQRARGLLTKGKNGTNNCFVTIALGKEKYQTSVKDKAETSVNWNEECELKIPDQGNRAELTLTCLHRNNLGIDEFLGQATLPLNEMDVYDRPRAKWFKLESKPGKEKKNKERGELEVRIAFVVKSGSLTDLSKKDKHKSSIGQLASSVGGSLLSIGNGEKRRSIKKLAGSLSSKLHIRSKKKNQEAGADDSSSFGGSFASLGTPNSSNGRGQNGGSGRRRGGQRAGEADPGVISEDEDEFVFDNLSHKSSGSSLNIQRSGLQPPPVSTPNFAPRHPSPLLNNGVTGVGSGIAKDKYNNDNDSNSPSPKSTERIIIGHEKSSSHAERRSEISAQLAKKYEGKSREELMLIANGMENEALLQRQRVKELEDYLDNLLLRVMETHPKILQNPYSRTTSAKRYGTWSFWSSSRSRATPTH is encoded by the exons ATGAGCGATATATTTAGTAACCTAACCGAGACCTTTACTCACTTCCTGCTGTGGATAGTCGATGCGTTGGGATGTGACTCAGATCGCCTGACATCGA TGCAGCGAGCGCGTGGCCTGCTTACGAAGGGCAAGAATGGCACCAACAACTGCTTCGTCACCATTGCACTGGGCAAGGAGAAGTACCAGACGTCCGTCAAGGACAAGGCCGAGACGAGCGTCAACTGGAACGAGGAGTGCGAACT GAAAATTCCCGATCAGGGCAATCGCGCCGAGCTCACGTTGACCTGCCTGCACAGGAACAATCTGGGCATCGATGAGTTTCTGGGCCAGGCCACGCTGCCACTCAACGAGATGGATGTGTACGACCGGCCACGCGCCAAGTGGTTCAAGCTGGAGAGCAAGCCCGGCAAGGAGAAGAAGAACAAGGAGCGCGGCGAACTGGAGGTGCGCATCGCCTTTGTGGTCAAGTCCGGCTCGCTAACCGACCTCAGCAAGAAGGACAAGCACAAGTCTTCCATTGGCCAGCTGGCCAGTTCCGTGGGCGGCAGCCTGCTGTCCATTGGCAACGGCGAGAAGCGGCGCAGCATCAAGAAGCTGGCTGGCTCGCTTAGCTCCAAGCTGCACATCCGcagcaagaagaagaaccaGGAGGCGGGCGCCGATGACAGCAGCTCCTTCGGCGGCTCCTTTGCCAGCCTGGGCACGCCCAACAGCTCCAATGGCAGAGGCCAGAATGGCGGCAGTGGCCGGCGCCGAGGCGGCCAGCGGGCGGGCGAGGCCGATCCCGGCGTGATcagcgaggatgaggacgagtTCGTGTTCGACAACCTCTCGCACAAGAGCTCCGGCAGCTCACTCAACATCCAACGCAGCGGCCTGCAGCCGCCGCCAGTCAGTACGCCCAACTTTGCTCCGCGTCACCCATCGCCCCTGCTGAACAACGGAGTTACTGGCGTCGGCAGCGGCATCGCGAAAG ATAAgtacaacaacgacaacgataGCAACTCGCCCAGTCCCAAGTCCACGGAGCGCATCATAATTGGTCACGAGAAGTCGTCATCGCATGCAGAACGCCGCTCGGAGATATCCGcccagctggccaagaagtACGAGGGCAAGTCCCGCGAG GAACTAATGCTAATTGCCAACGGAATGGAGAACGAGGCtctgctgcagcggcagcgcgTGAAGGAGCTGGAGGACTATCTGGATAACCTGCTGCTGCGCGTGATGGAGACGCACCCGAAGATCCTACAGAATCCCTATTCGCGCACCACGTCCGCCAAGAGGTACGGCACCTGGTCGTTCTGGTCATCCTCTCGTTCgagagccacgcccacccactAA